One window of the Pseudomonas sp. S04 genome contains the following:
- a CDS encoding phage head-tail joining protein, giving the protein MSFTQKHLDAVEGAIARGEKTVRYGDRTVEYRSIDELLKARDEIRTSLVNSAGPRSRVVRLYHGGKGI; this is encoded by the coding sequence ATGTCATTTACTCAGAAGCACCTCGACGCGGTTGAGGGGGCTATCGCTCGCGGTGAAAAAACCGTGCGCTATGGCGACCGCACCGTGGAATACCGATCCATTGACGAGCTGCTCAAGGCTCGCGATGAGATCCGCACCTCGCTGGTCAACTCAGCCGGCCCGCGCTCTCGAGTGGTCCGGCTATACCACGGAGGCAAAGGCATCTAA